One window of the Eucalyptus grandis isolate ANBG69807.140 chromosome 6, ASM1654582v1, whole genome shotgun sequence genome contains the following:
- the LOC104449701 gene encoding putative transcription factor bHLH086, translating into MDLIDSRLGLLQPPNLYSKDGNNKETPPQLSDLSSQGSYGYDEYQKLGFEEEDNLEKTTALMSKNFPPSVCGPSTDALKFRAMNNRPEGVHHQPLINFKSNGGYENFRQASGSLLSFQQSQTVDLKNSDCFGWKDDGIMSNYNYHNLRQIDPKSSSDHPRIVEDVNCYQSTSTYVVHNAVLKHGNSSSNWLYSEATAVADSVQESGAQEAGFHKRAYTGENAQTSKKQCTSASKSSSKSKSPSSPKDPQSVAAKNRRERISERLKILQDLVPNGNKVDLVTMLEKAISYVKFLQLQVKVLATDEFWPAQGGKAPDISQVKEAIDAILSSQRDGSSSSE; encoded by the exons ATGGACCTCATCGACTCACGCCTCGGATTGCTTCAACCTCCGAACTTGTACAGCAAGGATGGCAACAACAAAGAGACTCCTCCACAACTCTCAGATCTCTCCTCACAGGGCTCTTATGGATATGATGAGTACCAAAAGCTAGGgtttgaggaagaagacaacCTGGAGAAGACCACCGCTCTGATGTCCAAGAACTTCCCTCCCAGTGTTTGTGGTCCATCAACGGATGCCCTCAAGTTTCGAGCAATGAACAATAGACCTGAAGGTGTTCATCATCAACCTCTCATAAATTTCAAGAGCAATGGTGGGTATGAAAATTTCAGGCAAGCCAGTGGGTCTTTACTCAGCTTCCAACAGAGCCAAACGGTTGACCTAAAGAACAGTGACTGCTTTGGGTGGAAAGATGATGGTATCATGAGCAATTACAACTATCACAACTTGAGGCAGATTGATCCAAAGAGCAGCTCAGATCACCCACGGATCGTCGAGGATGTGAATTGCTATCAGTCCACTAGCACTTATGTGGTTCATAATGCAGTTCTGAAGCACGGAAACAGTTCGAGTAATTGGCTGTACTCAGAAGCAACGGCTGTTGCAGATAGCGTCCAGGAATCTGGAGCACAAGAAGCAGGGTTTCACAAGCGTGCTTACACG GGAGAGAACGCGCAAACTTCAAAGAAGCAATGCACGAGTGCCTCCAAGAGCTCTTCGAAATCCAAGTCACCTTCATCACCAAAAGATCCACAGAGTGTTGCTGCAAAG AATCGGCGAGAAAGGATCAGTGAACGACTCAAGATACTGCAGGATTTGGTTCCAAATGGTAATAAG GTTGACCTGGTAACCATGTTAGAAAAAGCTATCAGTTATGTCAAGTTTCTCCAATTGCAAGTCAAG GTGTTGGCGACAGATGAATTTTGGCCCGCGCAAGGTGGGAAGGCTCCTGATATTTCCCAAGTGAAGGAAGCCATTGATGCCATCCTATCCTCTCAGAGAGACGGAAGCTCAAGCTCCGAGTGA